ATCGATGTCGGGTTGCGCCGGTCGCTCCAGATCCGGATCGGGCCAATGCTTGATCTTGCCATTGCCCTCCTGGATGTTGTAGCCCTCGCCCGACGAGTGCCCCGAGGCGAGCAGACGCTCGTCCGTTATGTGGTGGCACCGGGCGCAGTTCGCGGCGCGCACGTCGATGTCGCGCAAGTCGACCAGGCCGTTCTGGAAGCCCTGGCCCCGCTTGTGCGGCGACAGATAGCCGGAACTCGGCCCGTGGCAGCTTTCGCACCCGACGCTTTCGAACACCTGGGCGCTGCCGCTGCCGGACTCGACCGTACCGTGGCACTGCATACAGATCTGGTCGCCCTGCTTCATCTGCGCCGGCGTGAGCCCATACAGCTGTGCGATCTGGAGCGCCTTGCGCGTCCCGTTCGCCACCGGCGCAGCGCTGCGACCGTGGGCATCGGAGAAGAGCCAGTCCTCGGCCGCACCGTGGCAGTTGCAGCCGGGCAGGGTGACTTCGTACGTCTCGTTCGGAAACCACGCCGGCTTGCTGCGTTTTTCGCCGGCGACACGGACGGCGACGGGAGCGGACGGAGCCGCGGTCGCGGGCGCCTGCTCCCCTGCGGCCGGGCTGGGCGTGGCCGTGGGGGCGGGTTCGGAGGCCGGCAATTCAGCAACTTCGGCGGCCGGCGCGTCGTCTGGTTCCGGCACCGGGGCGCCACGGCCTTCGATGAGCGGGTCGAGCGCGGCGAGTGTGCCGCCGTCGAGGCGCGCAGCGGCGCGCTGTCCGGCATCGCGCACCTTCTCGGCGGTAGCCAGCAGGCCCGCCCGGTTGTTGGGGGCGAGGCGCACGTCCTTGTGGAGCCGGAGGATTTCGCCCAGCTCGGGGATCGGGCTGGCCTGCATCACCCGCTCCAGTTCGCGCACGGCCGAAGCCACGCGGCGTTCGTTCGCCTTCGCATAACTGCCGGCCTCGGTCGCCTCGGCGGCCGCCCGGATGCTGTACTCGTAATCCAGCATCCGGCCGACGACGTAGAGCAGGCGTTTCCGCTCGGGCGTCCGCTCGCGGTTCTGCTCGTCGTTGCTCCACTGCGCCTGCAGGAAGTTGTGGCTGATCTCGCCCGTCCATTCGACGAGTTCGATCTTGCTCCCGCTCGGGTGGCGGCCGACGTTGATGAGTTTCTCCGAAGGCACCGTGTGACACTCGAAGCAGTTGGCCGCCACCGCATAGATGTTCTCGGAGGGACGCAACATGCCGGCGGCGGCGCTGGCCTGTGCGCGCTGTTGCCGATGCGCCTCGGTCTCGGTCTCGTGGGTCGCCCCGTCATAATTGTTATGAAGGTCGAGCCAGTCCCGTGCCGCGCCGTGGCACGATTCGCAGGATACGCCGGCGATGGCCCTGGCCTGGCCGTTCTGGATCTCGGCCGTATAATGGCAGCGCAGACAGAGGCTCTCGCGTTTGGACAAACGAAAATCCATTCGCTCCAGGATGCTCTGGGCCTGCTGGGAACGATGCATCGTGTCGAAACCCGTGGCGTGCGGCGTAGCTTTCCAGGTGTCGTATTCCAGACTGTGGCACTCGCCGCAGGGCACCCGATCGTCGCCGGGCGCGAGCACGATCTTTTCCGGATCCGTCCGGAGGTACGGCGAATCCGCCTCCTGCGGGGGCCTGAGCGCCAGCGCTCGCAGCGCCGGATAGGCGAGCCCGAGTCCGAGGATTGCGGCGGAAAGCACGATGCCCGCGGCATAGGTGCGCATCAAGCGCGTCAGGTAGGCGCGTATCCGAATCCCCTTCATAGTTTAAGTACCAGTTCCAGACGCGCCGCCGTCGTCACGTCGCCCTCGGTCGTCGAGACCGCCAGCCCGTCGATGACGAGCACACCCCGCCGGCGCAGCGCGATCTGGTAGCGGGCTGTGCCGCCATAGGCATCGACCTGGGGCACCCCCTGCGTGTCGTCGTATTGCGACCGTCCGCCGACTTCCAGAATGAGCTGGTGCCGGGTTTCACGGAAAAACATCTGGTATCCGACGCTGCCGCCCACGGAGTAGTCGGATTGATTGCCGAGCGGTGCGCCGAAACGGCCGAGACCCACGGAGGCGAACAACAGGCCGGCGCCCCCGAGCGGTCCGCCCGAGGACGGGCCGCGAGCGGCCGAGCGGTACTCGCCGAGTCCGACAAAGCCGCTGATATAGGCGAAGTTATGGGTGTGATGCGGGGTCCAGGACAGCTGTTCGGTCAGCAACACGCCGTTCCCGGTATGAAGCCCCTCGTCGCCGATCGTCGCCGAAGCCACCGCGCGCCACACGTTGCCGAAACGCCCGAATCGGCGGGTG
This sequence is a window from Rhodothermales bacterium. Protein-coding genes within it:
- a CDS encoding multiheme c-type cytochrome, with the translated sequence MKGIRIRAYLTRLMRTYAAGIVLSAAILGLGLAYPALRALALRPPQEADSPYLRTDPEKIVLAPGDDRVPCGECHSLEYDTWKATPHATGFDTMHRSQQAQSILERMDFRLSKRESLCLRCHYTAEIQNGQARAIAGVSCESCHGAARDWLDLHNNYDGATHETETEAHRQQRAQASAAAGMLRPSENIYAVAANCFECHTVPSEKLINVGRHPSGSKIELVEWTGEISHNFLQAQWSNDEQNRERTPERKRLLYVVGRMLDYEYSIRAAAEATEAGSYAKANERRVASAVRELERVMQASPIPELGEILRLHKDVRLAPNNRAGLLATAEKVRDAGQRAAARLDGGTLAALDPLIEGRGAPVPEPDDAPAAEVAELPASEPAPTATPSPAAGEQAPATAAPSAPVAVRVAGEKRSKPAWFPNETYEVTLPGCNCHGAAEDWLFSDAHGRSAAPVANGTRKALQIAQLYGLTPAQMKQGDQICMQCHGTVESGSGSAQVFESVGCESCHGPSSGYLSPHKRGQGFQNGLVDLRDIDVRAANCARCHHITDERLLASGHSSGEGYNIQEGNGKIKHWPDPDLERPAQPDIDSGALRAAFDRIKQQRPVPRVEVARAPEPPPSPPAAAPVRAPATRTTVGDPVASAPPRPPRPRAVARGAAPTAAPSNVTLPPLPAVADSASAEEVLRIVKERLEALYKALGRDE